Below is a genomic region from Polyodon spathula isolate WHYD16114869_AA chromosome 26, ASM1765450v1, whole genome shotgun sequence.
gaagaaAGTTTTGgtggaaaacacaaacaaaaccggAACCCTTAGCAGTTCCTGTGCTGTGTGCAAGAACCATGTTCATCTGGTACAGCGACACTTAGTGGATGGGAAGCTGTATCACAGAAACTGCTTCAGGTAAGAGTCACTTTCTGTAAATGGAGTAACTCCTATTAACCTCAGAGCTACCGTAAatgcagattattatttattattattagaagcaTGTCTTAAGAGTGTATAGTTTAAGACATTATCTTTCtgtaaaagattaaaaataaatgaatggggAGGTAAAAACTGTATGGTTTCTTTAAAGACAACACGCTGAATTTGGATTTGTGTTTCCACTATTGACAGGTGCAAGCAATGCTCAAATACCCTTCTTTCAGGAACATACAAACCTGGACCAGAATCTGGAACCTTTATCTGTACCACTCACCAGCACAACCAAAACAAGAGTACACCCAGTTCTGCAGGTTTTATAGGAAGGGAGACCTACAACAACAGCACTGCTGTCCCAGCCAAAACTGGACTGACTTCTGTGACTACCAGAAACCAAAGCCCTGCGGTTACCCTCCCAACATCAAATGTAACAACCACCATTAGTTATAACGTCAAACCCAGCGTGGTGACGACTCCAGCCAAACCATTGACTCCAATTGCAGAGAAGACACAGACGGCCAGGGAAAAATTCTTCCAGTCCAGCCACGTGACTCTGGTTAACCCTCCAACGAACAGATGGGCTGCTTTGAATGTGGAGACACCTGGTAAACCTGCATCCTTGCTGCAGACTGGCAATGATAAAGACAAGGCTCGGTCCTTTTTAACAAAGAACTTACCACTGGAGGGGAACAATAATAACAACCATACACCATCGGCACCTGCAAGCTCTGGAGTGTTCAAATCAACTGAGTCACAGTTCACTAGCAGGTGCGTTTTTAATGGAGAAAATGCCTGAACTGTATCTCTTCTGTTCATTTTATCCTTTATATATTAGATACTGGAATATGTGGGGATTTATATTTTCTTATGAAGATCCTCATTCGTCCCCTAAATGGTGACAGAAAAGCACTGAATTGTGGATCCAGTTCAATTATCTTTTTAGCTGGCAGTCGAGGGAAATCTCTGTTTACGGAGAAAATGTTTGATGTATTTGTTGGTCATCCATTCGCTCTATTGATTTGCGTGAACTTTCCTTCAGTTTTTGCTTCCAGCTTATAAGTTAATTGAATCAGGCCCTTGGGGAATTAGATATTGGAAATAATCAGTGCAGCTTcaaaattaaaggaaaaaaaaaacgcacaaacATTCTATTAATGTGAGTGACTGACATGTTGGTTATGACTGGTTTGAACTTTTCTCTGGTAAGTTTTGTATTTCTATAGCTTAGTGATCacaaattgtacttttttaaatatagtttccCTGCTAATCCCTTTAGCCTCAGATAAAAGctaccattgtgtgtgtgtttttttaaatcacacagcctgtttgttttttacaaccaAACAGTGAACGGTGTTGAGTTTTTTGGTAAAGCACATCTGCCTGTTCCAATTTAAAATGAAGTGCCTGTTTATTTGGAGCCATCTGCAATTTGTCCAGTTCGATTTCTGTAAACAATCTATCCTATGTTCTTaatgggttgtttttttaaaccaatattttTACAGCCTGATTCCCAGCTGAACTATTCaaattgatttttgtgttttatctaaACTCTTTTCAATAGCACTCCTGAATCTATAAAACAAATGATCTTTGGCAAGGAAAGTTAAAATCCACTGCTGTGAAAGTAAATTGCTacttttgttgtgtgtaattgGAGATTGCATGACAGTGGTAGGTTAAGAGTATCAGTGTGTTTGGCCACCCAGGTAGGGAAAAGTGAAGAGTGGTTTACTTGTCACTCCATGTTAGGACAGCAGGGatgcacagtgacagcatggtttCCTTTACACTTGAGGGAGTAAACCTTTATTCTGAATGTCCTGTAATAGCAATTTCATACCTTTGAGTGTCGAATTGTTCTTGTCATCTAGATTCTCAGCCGCTGTTGCAGCTTTGATACCTGCTAATTATCATTGTTTTCTGCTATGATGCTCCATGTGTCCTTAACAAGTGTTATGTGGACAGCATCTGATCAACTGGTGTCTTTACGActgtaaatgatttaaatatagaAATCCCCTTCCTTCCTAAAACTTAAATCAATGTGATATTGGTTCAAATCAGTATACTGTAGTAACCAGTTGCTAGGGAATAACTTTAAGTCAGTAGTATTCTATATTGAAGTGTACTATGTTCTATCCTTTTGGGTTAATCAAGATTCAAGGGCTTTGTTCTTTTTAGTACactttcaattttgttttaaacggAACAGCAACTGTTACAGACAAACCAATACTGTGAAATGACTGCCATACAGCCAtaactgtatatatgtatttgctATAATATAAACCACTTTGGGGTTCTACTGGCTATGTTGCTGTTACAGATTTGGTAATAAGCTGACTGGAGCAGATGTACCCAGTTGGAAAAGAGACCATAAAAGCTCTGGAGCAAGTGGGCAGAGACCAGCGTCTGCTTTTGAACCCTCAACTCAAGTTCAAATAAACATATCTGTACCAGCGGGACTCGGAACAGCATCGCAGAAGATCAACAGGTCATCTGGACTTCATGATCCTTCCAAGAAGGTTGTGGCACTGCCATCAAACACCAAaggtcttttttattgttttgttataattAAATCAAGGTGCAGTGTCTCACTCAACACTGCAAAACTATACAGGATTAAGCGAGAAATTCACTGGAAACTACAAcctgctctagtagtataggaaagataacacTGTGGGATATGCTCATTTCTAATAATCTCTGTACAAGACACAAACTATTTCAATACAGTAGTTGCCCTTCTGTGGTCTTGCTGTAAAGTTATTTGACCAAGTGTATTTTGACCAATGTAACACTGTCTTTGTCTAATATAAAACCACAATCAAAAAAGGGTAATACATTAGAAGAAATACTGTCCTGTACCTGTTATAGCGCTGTAGCTATAGGTTTATTTTTCTGTCTATATGTTGCATAACAGTTGTCTGCACATTGCATAATCTCCATGTTAAAACTAATGTAAATGACATGCATCCCGtttcacaaatatttaattaaCGTTTGACTCTAGATTGTCTTTGGAACACTGTTACCAGCACAACAGAATCTCCAGCAGATTGGAGATCCAAATTGAAACCTGTGTCAAAGGGACCTCTTATTAGCAAGTAAGTGTTTGTTAAACATTGTACTGTTCCCTGTTTTACACATGctgctgaccttttttttttttttttttttttttttttaacatataaaagacCTCTTGCATGACCTCTTGCATGAACAGGCTTTTTCTAACTTGGTTCCCTAGCCTGCTATTGCATCCCCCAGTGGCCATGTCTGTAATGACTAACTGGCTGAGCATGCAAGCATTGTCCCCTTCCCACAAGATGACCAAGGAGTGCAGTGCCTAAACCTGTCCCCAAAACAATAGGACATCTTAACACTGAGTTTCCCTGAAGATCCTACTCATTCcatgtctttcttttttgaaCCTCCAATGTAGAAGAGGTGAGGAGGCCATATCTTaaaggaacatttctgttaatttcatacatttTCTAAAAGTGTATTTCTTCCTCTCCAGTATTACAGATATTCAAGAGAAACCACCTGCTTCATTCACCTCTGAAGTCAAAGTAGACATACCCTCCAAACCGAGAACCATGGTTACTACATTCAGTCCAACAGTCAGATCTGCATCTGAGGATTTCTCCTCGACCAGTGCCAGATCTGTGCCACCTTCTCCCAGCACTGATTATAATAAAGGAAGGTCTTCACCTAGGCAGAACAGCAATGGGACTCGTACACATGGTAAGGGGTCCTTCATCCCAGGAGTACTATATTTAAAGCTAAAATGTTATACAAGTGAAAAGTCACAGCAGTAGCATCAGGAAATCTGGTGGTTGTTATCTAACAGATAACCACTCTGCTAATGAATTGGTGCAGGTGGCATCTGAGCAAAGTGACTTAAGCTAGCTGTGTTATGTTTTTGTCCCTGGTAATTTGTGCAGCAATAGTGGCATGAGGGACACTTCACTTGCCGTCCTCTTATCCAAAACTATTCCACTGACATTTGTGAAAAGTCTCTTGTGGAGCCAAGTCTGTAGGGAAAGTGGCGAGTCTCTAGAACCTGAACAAATAAGTAAGCCTGGAAACCATCCATGTTGTTCTTTAGACACAAAAACCAAACAGGGTTAATAGGGTGGTTGAACTTGGTCAACTTCAACTGCTTAGCTGTTTTTATTGGCAGTGTATCTATTTTGTAATGTGGGCAGTGTTTACAGTCAAGTCTTAAAATAGGGTCCCcggagtggctcacctggtaaaagcacggctgcgtggtgtgaagggtgagtcatacagtcaggggggtgcaggtttgtgtcctgacTGTGCGCAGTCACCATGCTTCGCTGGGGATGCTGGGGGGAATGTCACATTTGCCTCTGGTGTTCCTGCAGGTtaggcagggctggcctttgtcttccggTAGCTTCCTGACATCCACTTTAGTGTTCCTGTGAGTAAAAGGGGAAGTTGGCTTGATTGTGGGACTGGAGGATGTgcactgaaccttcagttttcctgagctgtgtaggaacttgctgcggtgagggaacataattgtccattctaaattggggagaaaactgggggtAAAATTGGACAATTTAAATTTGGGGAAAAAAGAAGTGAAGAGAAATGTATTTCCCATATAGTTTGAAAACCTTGTTGCTTCATAAATATACTTTGTCGTTGTTGCGCAATTTTACGCTTAACGCCTATCCAAAGCGTGTACTTCCTATGCAGGTTCTTGCAAttgggtctgctgctgctgctttggtaATGAAATGTATTGGTAGGCATGCTCTGTTGCGAGTGCACCATCTAGTGGCAGATCAAGTGTTTTGGTGGAATCGTCAATGCACTGACTCCCGTTCAGTTCTGTATTCTCTACGTGACATTATTATTGATACTGTGTTTTTAGTGAACAGAAGCGTGGATTTCTCAGAGAGTCTGTCTGATAAAGATATCTCCAGCCCTGAAGTGATGTCACCAAAGGTAAATGTTTGCTGAACTAATAcacttatatattttataataggtATGGTTTATTATCATTCCAAATTCTGATGTTGATTAATTAACATGCGCGAACAAATAGCATGTATCATtgtacaattcattttttaaatttccattgtAACGCAAAACATAATGCATCTTGTtgttgtagtatttatttatttttgtttgttttgcttttaaataaaggtgaataatatatttagtttcagctcttttttaaataaactgaggGAGCTCACAGTCTGCTCCTTGCTCTGTTGTCTTTCAGTCCCGGCCAGGCTACATCCCTGAGGAGATGATCCAGGAGGAGTTGAATGGTATCGAGGCTCAGCTGAATGACCTGGAGAAGAAAGGTGTAGAGATGGAGAAGGAGCTCCGTAGGTGTGAGGAAGGTGAGTGCAGAACAGCCTGCAATATCAAAACGCAGGCAAAGTGAAGCTGACAAAGGCAAAAATGGAAGTCTTACACATGCCTTCCCACTACACACACTTTCCAAAGCCTTGTGTTACCTTGTTCTTTCACAAAACTATATTGAACACTGCAGTGGGTGATCGTACATTAGACATAAGCACTGCATTACTTCTAATGTAATTGGAGACGAATGATTTGAGACGAATGCAAATTGTAGGACACACGACTCCCCTTGAGATCTCTGTTCCAGTAATGCAATGCATTATATAGTTGTGTGGGGGCTGACAGGATGGGCAGTTTTGCTTTTCATTCTCAATAAGTAATGTAGAGGCTGGTTTACAGAGTGGGGTGCCTGGGTGATACTAAGGGAGGACAAGGAGGCTGTGGGAGAGGGGTTGGGGGGTTGATTGGGGTTCCAATGCCGCCTGAAGGGGTGTGACCCAAAGAGAATTCAACTAATTGAAGCTAAACCCAAATAAACTGTGTGATGAGCTCTGCACTGAAACTGCTTTCCTGTCTGATAGCCTCCTCTCTCCAAGGGACTGAGGTGCAGTATGAAAGTAGACGTGTGGTGGCCACATGGAAAGGATAGGGAAGCTCTGATTGCTCCGCTGTTGATGACCTTGAAAAGAATACAGTAACAgcgaagaaagaaaaaaaaaaaaaaaaagatttttatcgTCTTGCCTAGTTTCCGTGTTCAGGTCCATTTCGACTAGAATGAAAACTATATTAAATGCCCTGTAGGGCATATTCCAGATGTTATTGATACATGTTCTCCTGAGGCTGGGACAGTAGTGTAACATACACTGGTACAAATATACAATTTGGTGTCACATTCTTGATTACATTGTATAAGCAGCTctacaaagtgtgttttttacctttttgaacatgttttgtaatgcattcacttttcttttaaaacaaattatgtgGCAGCTTGGAAgagaattacttttttgttttcagatgaAAGTGAAGATGTTTTGATGGTAGACTGGTTCAAGTTGATCCGACAAAAACAACTGCTGATGAGAAGAGAATCGGAGCTGGTTTACATGTAAGAATCCACCTAAAGAATGCTTATGAGAGGAGATAAAATCTAAAGAGAATATATCTAGAAAATCTCTTGCTGTcataggtgtgttttttttaattgggggTGTTGACTGAATACCTGTCAGGTTggtgttgtttctgtgttttaggTTATTCTCAGATAGGGTTTATTTGAACTCCTCCTGTATGAATGCCCAAACACATTTGCATGACTTTCAgttttgttcataaataaaaccatttatTTCTCTCCAAAATTGattttgcttgtaaaaaaaaacaaaaaaaaaaaacaactttttggtGCATTTTAAGTAAAGTCTTTGAAATAACATTGGTTCCTCCTGGAGTAACACCTGAAGTACACAATTTAACAGTTCTTTGAGTTCTTGCTGTCATGCCCGAAGCAAATGCACTACTCTCTGTATGTGTTTGATTCTGTAGCATGCAGGTCTATTCCCTGTTGCTGGAATGTGCTTCCAGCCCTGTTTTGCTTGTTAAATGTGTAAAATGGAGGCTTTCCTAATTCTTCACGTTCTTCTGCCATTCTCTCAGATCAAAGACACAGGATTTGGAGAACCAGCAGCCTGGAGTGGAGGGAGAGCTGAGGAGGCTGATGGATAAGCCAAGTAAGAGCAGAAGTGCTTCTTTGTGCCAAAATGGAAGATAGATAAGctgtatacagtgtttttttttgtttttttttaatgtaataaatacattttaaattagtcTTCAACCATTCCTTTAGTGTACAGGATATAAGTGGCAGACTGTTTAATATTCCTACTGGGTAAAATGAGTAGATTAGAATTCGTTTTAATGACAGCTGCTTGGCTGGTCTGAAGAGTCTGTCCTTGGAACGCCTGTCTGATTTGTGATATTCCAAATGCAAGTTACATTTTCTGATGTGTCATTTGAAAGAGATGCATcttggctaaaaaaaataaacttttatccTGCAGAACACCTGAAGACTGAGGCAGACCAAAAACGAGAAGAGGAGCTGATGTCGAAGCTTGTAGAAATTATTAACGATAGAAATGCGATTGTTGATGGTCTGGATGAAGACAGGCTTAGGTGTGTAGGATGTTCATTAGCTTCTCCAAACTTAACTTCAAAACATTGCAGCTTGGAATTGCCACTATTTGCatacagttttattgtttattttaattatgacaAGCATGTACAGGAACCTAGGATACTGCTAAAACTTcctttctgtttgaatgtgtgagtAGTGCTGAAATGTAATGGTTTGACTGAAGTTAGAGCTGTCTGGCCTAGTTTTTAAATTACACCACTCCTGTGggtatttgtttgatttttaagtGGTTCATCTGTCCTCTTTGTGTCTGTTGGCATTAAAAATGTATCCCTGGTAACTTACTAACAATTAACTAAGAATGTCCTAATTGATTCTCTAaggtacaatttaaaaaagaattcaCTTCTAATGCATCACGCTATTTAACAAGGCGCCAATCACTGGGGTAGTGTTTTCAATACAAATGCTCTTTTGCTTAAAGTTTAATCAGATTTGgtcttattttctttatttttatagggAAGAGGAGGAAGACCAAGAGATGAATGAAATGATGCAAAGATTTGGTAATTTGACATTTTGCTTTTGTAGTGCAAATGAAGAACTCTGACAATGAGAGATTCCTGTTTTGAGTAATTGGGCCTGTATTCTTTGCACAAAACTCTTTTAAAAGATTAATAAATGCAAGTGCTGGCACACTGGGTTCTAACTATTTAGAGTGGTGTGCTTTTTCAGGTGGTGGAATGTGGCAAATTTgcctttgtttgctgtatttatttgatttacaaatcggtacatttgcattttaaaaacaaagactcTGAACTTGGCCTGTTTCCCGTCATCCCCAACACACCGAAtctctgtttttgtatttcttcaaacagaaataaagaaagacaCCGTAGGAAAAAAGAAATCATCTcctatcaccaaactcttcaagtGGAAAAGTAAACAGAAACCTGAAGAAACTGTAGAGCTGTAAAGCTCAGGTGAACTCTTCACTAGCTCCGCTCTTCGTGAACATTCTCACACTGGAAGCAGCCATAGAGAGGTGACAGGTATCTTGAAACATCAGGTCAGAaactaaatgtaatatatattctTCTGTCTCCTGTTTTTGTACTTGCTGTTTAAAGGTAGTTAAGTCAGGAATGATCATTATACAAAGCTACCACCAGCTTGactaaatgtgacattttataattCAGATGGATGCTTAGGTCAGTTTTATTCATAGAGCATTGCATTCAGGCTTCCAAGTGGGTAAAGATACAGACAGAGGGTGTATAAAGTACCTGATTCAGACCTGGTGTGGTTGAAAATTGTGTTTGCTGTTGCTATCAGTAACCTAAAATCTTTGGGATTTAGTCTAATCATTGACCAAAAAGTAATAATACTTGATAGCTATTGTTTCTGAACTATATTTCTTAATTCaaagccattttttaaatgaatgcaattatCAAATCACAAATGCataaataacagtattttttaagTTTGTGTAAATGTTGAATTTATTTCGTCAGACCTTGAGTACTACAGTGTTCTTCGGGGGGGATCCTTGTAATTATTGAGTTAATAATTACAAGGATCAAAATCATAATATATTAACTTTTACTCAAATACATATGTACATTTAAGTGAGACTGATGTGTCGTACAGCCTTCGTTCAAATTCTTATCAAAGATCTACTTGTCCAGCTGTCAAGTATTTGTACAGATTTTTGCTTGATTTCTGATGTTCTTTGTCACTCTGGGGACATTATCCTTAGCTAACTGCAGAATGTGGGTTTGTGTGGCCCTAGAGAATGCAGCTGCTTGCTGGTGAAAAGGATTGTATTCTAGAgaactaacccccccccccccccccttttttttttatggatataCGTGttgaactcacaaatgaaaatctttgtataatgtgtatgtaacatttttattgtttttacttttgcacTTTATTTAATAGACACTCTGCTGTGAAAACTGTGTTGCTTCTTTTAATaggagaaaataaaattatattctcCATagtcatacttaaaaaaaaaaaaaaaaaaaaaaaaactcattttatatgttttaaaaaataataatttaagtccACTATAGCAAAAGGTTTATAAGTCACTTGCTGAACAAACTCAAGTACACATTTAGTACAGCAGCATAATTTCATATAGGCTCATGTATTGAAAGAGCTACTGGAGTATTCTTACTGTATAGTTAGTGTATTTTAGTGACCACTATATAGCACTTTCTGCTTTGAGACTTTCCAACAGACGGTTATGTGCATTTTGTAATTCTGTCCAGAACTAATGCTACTGAAAGAGCCAGAAGGTGGCAGTGTAACTTCTAATAAGAAATATTCCTAGACCTACACATCTGGTAATCTGTATCCCTGTTTGTAGAACTAAATTGTTACAGCTCAATGTAAAGATGAATTGTGTGTATATTTAATAGCAATTTCAAAACAAGTGCCTGTTTTAGATGTGCAGTGTGTCATCAAAAACAAACtgggatttttgttttatttcaactcaAGTCTCTAGAATTTTTACATCTTGAATTgttttatgtctgtttttttattgaggTGTTTTAAGTGTATTAAGGACAAGTCCTTTGTGGGAATACAACATTGAAAATGGAAACGCAAATATATTGGTGGTTGTATAGGAAGCTGATCCATATGTCTGtcctgttttattcatttgttttcaacTGAAATAAAGCTTTACTACTTAGTTTTGTGCGACTATTTCATTGATTTGGGTAATGGACGAAAAGTGCTAGTCgatttttatatgtacatcagAGCAGCAGAGGCCTGACTGATTTCAGCTGTAGGTATTTATTCAACTCATTGCATCTTGGTAGCtctttgttttaaacagtcagGTGGAAGTCAGACTTGCAGAGTGTTGGTTTATATCCATTGCTCTGCAGCCTTCAAGGATCTTCTTTGTTAAACGAGGGCTGGGATTCACAGCTCCAGCATGGCAAAACAGCCAGCAGATGGCACCGATGTCTGTAACTCTTTGCCACCTTACATGAAAACAAATGCTGCAACTTCCAAATTGCATGTCATTAGATGTGGAAGCATTTTGGCAAGAACAGGCAGACCTgtctgtataacaaaaaaaaaagagcagagtgctttaaattttgttttaagaAGGTTTGTAGTAAGACAGTTCCTGGTATTTGGTGGTACCAGCTGACGTGGCAAACAAAGTACCGGACTTTCTTTCGTCATTGCACGTTTTAAGTTTTGACCCAGCATAATTTTAGACACATTCATCACCTTTTAGTATATAACTGCAGTTCTGACCAGAATCCAATTAAGTTTATCCAGAAAAGAGCCAACCATCATTTGTGCTGCTGATAAACTTGTCTGAAAACATTcttgcaatgtttgtttgtttgtttacaccaCCGTAAAATTACAAAGCTTGACTTGGTGAAATTCCATGTCTTACAAGGAGGCTGTTTATGggtaaaactgtttgttttattttccagctgTGATATAGGCTGGTCCCTTCAGAGCACAGTCGATGATTAACTCGGTGTAGGGGGGATTCGAGTGTTGTGCCAGACCACGCTTTCACTAGCCCGGCACTTGCTTCTGTCTCTTGTTAATCCCTCACCTTTTAATTAGATCTGCATTACTTAAAGCCTTTGAAGATAATAGATCAAGAACAGGGAGAACAATTACTAGGACTTTGCTTAATTATATATACTCTGtatgaaaagggggggggggggtgcaaaaaacacagaacactatGTGCTGGTGCCTCATAATTCGAAGTGTGGTGAATTCAGAGTGATGATAAAGGTTGATGTAAGAGTTAGTTAAGCCTTGCATGGAATACAAATGCTTCTGCAATTAGGAATCAAGGGAGATGTGGGGGGTTAATGTCAGGGGGTGTCTAACACATGGCTGTTAGAGGAGTAGGGTCTGATTTGTGGAGCTTCTGGCGACAAACTGGCATTCTCAAACAAGCACCACTGAGAGCACAGcattaaaagtacagtaaaacagTTCTTACCGTGAACGTGTGATGCTTAAAATGATCTCTTTGGTGGTTGTGTGCTTGTACCCTGCCCATGTGTTGGACCTTCAATGCTAAtttttatatagagagagagagagagagagagagagagagagagagagagagagagagagagagagagagagagagagagagagagagagagagagagagagagagagagagagagagagagagagaagaagggGGTGGAAGGATAATGCTAATTGTTTCATTCTTTCCTTTTATAGGTTGTGTTCAGATTATTGGATTTAAAATATTGAGTATGATTCTGGACTTTACCAGTGTCTGGAAGAGTGTTTTTTAGTGGCCAGTATCCCAGTTGTGGTGCTCTGTCAGGTACCTACAAGGGCTCAAAAGAAATTGAAATGTGTACATCAGTACTGTACATGACTTTCCCTTGCATGGCTTGCTATGCAAATGTAATCCCTGATATGCACCCAATATTATATCAAACTTAGTAGGTCAATTGCAACATCTCACTTAATTAGACCATTATCTTGCTACTAAATTCGGGTTTGGTCCAACCACTATTAAACCATTAAATTGGTCTAAATTAAACCCCAACTCCAATGTACCAAACACTTAAACCAATTCATTGGTTTAGCAAAACCCATTTAGGTTATTGTagaaatgtttcaaacaaactATTTAAAGACTAATGCTGCAAATGAACCATTCCAGCAAAGTCTGGAAAAGGAGCAGGGAACTACAGCACTGAACTAAAAATGTTCCTGGTGGAGTGCTAACTTTTGACAAATGGTACCTAATTTGAAATTCGTTGTTGTGGTACTTTTAGATTGTCTTCTTAGTATCTGATAGTCGAACCATGCTCACCCAATGGATTGAATTGGAAATATAACTATATTAGATTCATGATGAaagcctgtgtgttttttttttttttttttttttttttatcttttatatattgtaaatatttttactcttggtatttaatttattcaaatattCTATTTTGAAGTTAATAATATACCACATAGTCCTGCTGCATGAATGCATATTGACACCAGTGTCATTAAGCTATAACCACCCTATACATTTGtacatactgtttttaaataaagcagatGGGCATTTGGGTAGACACTgttaatataaatgaaataaagcacagtgagtgTGTACCTattgttcacaaaaacatttaaacaatagttatttatataaaaagattatatatatatatatttttttttaatataaaaggcACAGAGCTCCCAAGTAGTGCATCCAGattgtcctcggctcaccgtgcaccagcaatcCCTCTAGTCTGGCCAgatgcctgcaggcttgcctgtaagctgcccagagctgcattgtcctctgatgctgtagctctgaggtggctgcatggtgggtctgcagtgtgataAGAAGCGGCCGGCTGACGGCGGGTgtttgtcttcgctgctcccgagtcaat
It encodes:
- the micall2b gene encoding protein-methionine sulfoxide oxidase mical2b isoform X1 — translated: MASSIKALQQWCKIQCDGYRDVAVTNMTTSFRDGLAFCALIHKHRPDLIDFDSLSKENVYENNNLAFRVAEEKLGIPALLDAEDMVALRVPDRLSILTYVSQYYNYFHGRSPIGGMAGIKRPAEDSKEQPAGKKNLPVVAKQYPSKPTAEMQKPPATITTASSKPAPAPAKPAEPKKVLVENTNKTGTLSSSCAVCKNHVHLVQRHLVDGKLYHRNCFRCKQCSNTLLSGTYKPGPESGTFICTTHQHNQNKSTPSSAGFIGRETYNNSTAVPAKTGLTSVTTRNQSPAVTLPTSNVTTTISYNVKPSVVTTPAKPLTPIAEKTQTAREKFFQSSHVTLVNPPTNRWAALNVETPGKPASLLQTGNDKDKARSFLTKNLPLEGNNNNNHTPSAPASSGVFKSTESQFTSRFGNKLTGADVPSWKRDHKSSGASGQRPASAFEPSTQVQINISVPAGLGTASQKINRSSGLHDPSKKVVALPSNTKDCLWNTVTSTTESPADWRSKLKPVSKGPLISNITDIQEKPPASFTSEVKVDIPSKPRTMVTTFSPTVRSASEDFSSTSARSVPPSPSTDYNKGRSSPRQNSNGTRTHVNRSVDFSESLSDKDISSPEVMSPKSRPGYIPEEMIQEELNGIEAQLNDLEKKGVEMEKELRRCEEDESEDVLMVDWFKLIRQKQLLMRRESELVYISKTQDLENQQPGVEGELRRLMDKPKHLKTEADQKREEELMSKLVEIINDRNAIVDGLDEDRLREEEEDQEMNEMMQRFEIKKDTVGKKKSSPITKLFKWKSKQKPEETVEL
- the micall2b gene encoding protein-methionine sulfoxide oxidase mical2b isoform X2 codes for the protein MAGIKRPAEDSKEQPAGKKNLPVVAKQYPSKPTAEMQKPPATITTASSKPAPAPAKPAEPKKVLVENTNKTGTLSSSCAVCKNHVHLVQRHLVDGKLYHRNCFRCKQCSNTLLSGTYKPGPESGTFICTTHQHNQNKSTPSSAGFIGRETYNNSTAVPAKTGLTSVTTRNQSPAVTLPTSNVTTTISYNVKPSVVTTPAKPLTPIAEKTQTAREKFFQSSHVTLVNPPTNRWAALNVETPGKPASLLQTGNDKDKARSFLTKNLPLEGNNNNNHTPSAPASSGVFKSTESQFTSRFGNKLTGADVPSWKRDHKSSGASGQRPASAFEPSTQVQINISVPAGLGTASQKINRSSGLHDPSKKVVALPSNTKDCLWNTVTSTTESPADWRSKLKPVSKGPLISNITDIQEKPPASFTSEVKVDIPSKPRTMVTTFSPTVRSASEDFSSTSARSVPPSPSTDYNKGRSSPRQNSNGTRTHVNRSVDFSESLSDKDISSPEVMSPKSRPGYIPEEMIQEELNGIEAQLNDLEKKGVEMEKELRRCEEDESEDVLMVDWFKLIRQKQLLMRRESELVYISKTQDLENQQPGVEGELRRLMDKPKHLKTEADQKREEELMSKLVEIINDRNAIVDGLDEDRLREEEEDQEMNEMMQRFEIKKDTVGKKKSSPITKLFKWKSKQKPEETVEL